A genomic region of Vitreoscilla filiformis contains the following coding sequences:
- a CDS encoding YkvA family protein — MSEQKFSEAYSDDGFWNKVKGYAKVAGENVLEPALKMYYAAMDSDTPVWAKTTIIASLGYFISPVDAVPDVVPIVGYTDDLGVLCAALATTAAHIKEAHVQQAKETLKQWLS, encoded by the coding sequence ATGTCCGAACAAAAATTTTCCGAAGCATATTCCGATGATGGCTTTTGGAACAAAGTCAAAGGTTATGCAAAAGTGGCTGGGGAAAACGTATTGGAACCAGCGCTAAAAATGTACTACGCCGCGATGGACTCAGATACGCCGGTTTGGGCGAAGACGACAATTATTGCCTCCCTTGGCTATTTTATATCGCCAGTTGATGCGGTTCCAGATGTTGTGCCAATCGTTGGTTATACAGACGATCTTGGCGTTTTGTGTGCGGCGCTCGCAACGACAGCAGCACACATCAAGGAGGCTCACGTACAGCAAGCAAAGGAAACCTTGAAGCAGTGGCTCTCCTGA
- a CDS encoding BRCT domain-containing protein, which yields MRTFRKDRVLEYIDDNINVEARLSYHISNNPPPIEKERKTVFRKANDSGKLEICFTGFKQADKDRLTSLAEANNFFIRPSVTKNLHFLCCGYNAGPSKIEKSRHQGVMILSEDQFMLLVDTGEIPENF from the coding sequence TTGCGGACTTTCCGAAAGGATCGAGTTCTTGAATATATTGATGATAATATTAATGTTGAAGCGCGACTCTCATATCATATAAGCAATAATCCACCACCGATTGAAAAGGAAAGAAAAACTGTATTTAGAAAAGCAAATGATTCAGGAAAACTAGAAATATGTTTTACTGGATTCAAGCAGGCGGATAAAGATCGATTAACTAGCTTAGCAGAAGCGAACAACTTTTTTATTCGACCAAGTGTCACTAAAAATTTGCATTTCTTATGTTGTGGTTATAATGCAGGCCCCAGCAAAATTGAAAAATCGCGACATCAAGGAGTAATGATCCTCAGTGAGGATCAGTTTATGCTGTTAGTTGATACAGGTGAAATTCCAGAGAATTTTTAA
- a CDS encoding glycerate kinase type-2 family protein has protein sequence MNTPAPCALLRQLFDTAIAAAQPALCLPAHLPPRPRGRTVVIGAGKASAAMAQALEQHWDGPLEGRVVTRYGYAVPCQRIEIMEAAHPVPDAASLQAAQRIRQVVSGLTADDLVIALISGGGSSLLVEPAPGLTLADKQAVNAALLASGASIAEMNCVRRQLSGIKGGRLAAACHPARVVTLLISDVPGDELPVIASGPTVADPTSAAEAKAILHRYRIAVPAAVQALLNAGGHAPIRPGDARLNGHEWRFIATPQMALEAAAAQARAAGYAAHILGDSLEGEARDVAKALAGITRQVVQRDQPFTAPCVLLSGGETTVTLRGSGRGGRNVEFLLALGLALEGLPGVHALAGDTDGVDGREEIAGALLTPDTLARTWALGLNPRQSLDNNDGHGFFQALGDSVITGPTLTNVNDFRAILVE, from the coding sequence ATGAACACCCCCGCCCCGTGCGCCCTGCTGCGCCAGCTCTTCGACACCGCCATCGCTGCCGCCCAGCCCGCGCTGTGCCTGCCTGCACACCTGCCGCCGCGCCCCAGGGGCCGCACGGTGGTGATCGGCGCCGGCAAAGCTTCCGCCGCCATGGCGCAGGCGCTGGAACAGCACTGGGATGGCCCGCTGGAAGGCCGGGTGGTCACGCGCTACGGTTACGCCGTACCCTGCCAGCGCATCGAGATCATGGAAGCCGCGCACCCGGTGCCGGATGCGGCCAGCCTGCAAGCGGCCCAGCGCATCCGCCAGGTGGTGAGCGGACTCACCGCAGATGATCTGGTGATCGCGCTCATCTCGGGCGGCGGTTCGTCGCTGCTGGTCGAACCTGCGCCGGGCTTGACGCTGGCGGACAAACAAGCCGTCAATGCCGCCCTACTCGCTTCAGGCGCCAGCATTGCCGAGATGAACTGCGTGCGCCGCCAGCTCTCCGGCATCAAGGGGGGACGCCTGGCGGCAGCGTGCCATCCGGCGCGGGTCGTGACGCTGTTGATTTCGGATGTGCCGGGTGATGAACTGCCTGTCATCGCCTCCGGCCCAACGGTGGCCGATCCGACCTCCGCCGCCGAGGCGAAGGCCATCCTCCACCGCTACCGCATCGCAGTGCCAGCAGCGGTGCAAGCCCTGTTGAATGCAGGCGGACACGCGCCCATTCGCCCCGGCGATGCGCGTTTGAACGGACACGAATGGCGTTTCATCGCCACGCCGCAGATGGCGCTGGAGGCCGCAGCCGCGCAGGCCCGGGCCGCTGGCTATGCTGCCCACATCTTGGGGGACAGCCTCGAAGGCGAGGCGCGTGACGTGGCCAAAGCGCTGGCCGGCATCACGCGCCAAGTGGTGCAGCGCGACCAACCGTTCACGGCGCCGTGCGTGCTGCTGTCGGGCGGTGAAACCACGGTGACGCTGCGCGGCAGTGGCCGAGGCGGGCGCAACGTGGAGTTTCTGCTCGCGCTGGGCCTGGCGCTGGAGGGCTTGCCTGGCGTCCACGCCCTGGCCGGGGACACCGATGGGGTGGATGGCCGCGAGGAGATCGCCGGCGCCCTCCTCACACCGGACACGCTGGCCCGCACCTGGGCGCTGGGGTTGAACCCGCGCCAGTCACTGGACAACAACGACGGCCACGGTTTCTTTCAGGCTCTGGGTGACAGTGTCATCACCGGGCCGACGCTGACGAATGTGAATGATTTTCGGGCGATTTTGGTCGAGTAG
- a CDS encoding helix-turn-helix domain-containing protein, with the protein MLFVELSTPSEICQQLGQRLRAQRLAQLLSQAELAARAGVALGTLRKLESTGQTFIETLVRVAQTLGLAAPLLELWPPQALQSIAQLGFSGSRRALLSIRSPSMHYPFDSQNQPEEK; encoded by the coding sequence ATGTTGTTTGTTGAATTGAGCACTCCCAGCGAGATCTGTCAGCAACTCGGCCAGCGCTTGCGCGCCCAGCGGCTGGCCCAGTTGTTGAGCCAAGCTGAACTCGCGGCCCGCGCCGGGGTGGCGCTGGGCACGCTGCGCAAGCTCGAATCCACCGGGCAGACCTTTATCGAAACCCTGGTGCGCGTCGCCCAAACGCTGGGGCTGGCCGCACCCTTGTTGGAGCTGTGGCCACCTCAGGCCTTGCAATCCATTGCGCAGTTAGGCTTCTCAGGTAGCCGCCGAGCACTTCTATCCATACGGAGCCCATCTATGCATTATCCTTTTGACTCCCAAAACCAACCGGAGGAAAAATAG
- the ppsA gene encoding phosphoenolpyruvate synthase, whose protein sequence is MATALVAPFEHLRMTDVEIVGGKNASLGEMISQLAEAGVRVPGGFATTAHAFREFLNHGGLTEKINARLDALDTEDVRALAEAGAEIRQWVIDAPFPADFEAAVRAEFQRVEAGSPGASWAVRSSATAEDLPDASFAGQQETFLNVVGIEDVLHKMKEVFASLYNDRAISYRVHKGFSHSEVALSAGVQRMVRSDVGAAGVMFTIDTESGFKDVVFITASYGLGETVVQGAVNPDEFYVHKPMLQAGKLAVIRRTLGSKLIRMEFATPEEKAASGKLVKTVDTPPELRNRYSLNDADVTELAQYALIIEKHYGRPMDIEWGKDGVDGKLYILQARPETVRSQAEGQVEQRFKLKGTSTVLAEGRAIGQKIGTGPVRLVSSIAEMERVQPGDVLVTDMTDPNWEPVMKRASAIVTNRGGRTCHAAIIARELGIPAVVGCGDATETLADGALVTVVCSEGDTGYVYDGLLETEVSEVSRGELPYCPVKIMMNVGNPQLAFNFAQLPNSGVGLARLEFIINNNIGVHPKAILDYPNVGADLKKAVESVARGHASPRAFYVDKLAEGIATIAASFWPKPVIVRLSDFKSNEYKKLIGGSRYEPDEENPMLGFRGASRYISADFGEAFAMECEALKRVRSDMGLTNVEIMVPFVRTVSQAERVVGMLADRGLKRGQDGLRVIMMCEVPSNAILADQFLEHFDGMSIGSNDLTQLTLGLDRDSGMELLAADFDERDPAVRALISRAIAACRATGKYVGICGQGPSDHPDFAQWLAAEGIVSISLNPDTVIDTWTLLAQRD, encoded by the coding sequence CTGGCCACCGCGCTGGTCGCCCCCTTCGAGCACCTGCGCATGACCGACGTGGAAATCGTCGGCGGCAAGAACGCCAGCCTCGGCGAAATGATCAGCCAACTGGCGGAAGCCGGCGTGCGCGTGCCCGGTGGTTTCGCCACCACGGCCCACGCTTTCCGCGAATTCCTGAACCACGGCGGCCTGACTGAGAAGATCAACGCCCGCCTGGACGCTCTCGACACCGAAGACGTGCGCGCCCTGGCCGAAGCTGGCGCCGAAATCCGCCAATGGGTGATCGACGCCCCGTTCCCGGCTGATTTTGAAGCCGCCGTGCGCGCCGAATTCCAGCGCGTCGAAGCCGGTTCGCCCGGCGCGAGCTGGGCCGTGCGCTCCTCCGCCACCGCCGAAGACTTGCCCGACGCCTCGTTCGCCGGCCAGCAAGAAACCTTCCTGAACGTGGTCGGCATCGAGGACGTGCTGCACAAGATGAAGGAAGTGTTCGCGTCGCTCTACAACGACCGGGCCATCAGCTACCGCGTCCACAAGGGCTTCTCGCACTCGGAAGTGGCGTTGTCGGCGGGTGTGCAACGCATGGTGCGTTCGGACGTGGGCGCCGCCGGCGTGATGTTCACCATCGACACCGAATCCGGCTTCAAGGACGTGGTGTTCATCACCGCCAGCTACGGCCTGGGTGAAACCGTGGTGCAAGGCGCCGTGAACCCGGACGAGTTCTACGTCCACAAGCCGATGCTGCAAGCCGGCAAGCTGGCCGTGATCCGCCGCACGCTGGGCTCCAAGCTGATCCGCATGGAGTTCGCCACGCCGGAAGAAAAGGCCGCCAGCGGCAAGCTGGTCAAGACCGTGGACACCCCGCCCGAGCTGCGCAACCGCTACTCGCTCAACGATGCGGACGTGACCGAGCTGGCCCAATACGCCCTCATCATCGAGAAGCACTACGGCCGGCCGATGGACATCGAGTGGGGCAAGGACGGGGTGGACGGCAAGCTCTACATCCTGCAAGCCCGCCCGGAAACTGTGCGCAGCCAGGCCGAAGGCCAAGTGGAGCAGCGCTTCAAGTTGAAGGGCACCAGCACGGTGCTGGCCGAAGGCCGCGCCATTGGCCAGAAGATCGGCACCGGCCCGGTGCGCCTGGTCAGCTCGATTGCCGAGATGGAGCGCGTGCAACCGGGTGACGTGCTCGTCACCGACATGACCGACCCGAACTGGGAGCCGGTGATGAAGCGCGCCAGCGCCATCGTCACCAACCGGGGCGGGCGCACCTGCCACGCGGCCATCATCGCCCGCGAGCTGGGCATCCCTGCCGTGGTCGGTTGCGGTGACGCCACCGAAACCCTGGCCGACGGCGCCTTGGTGACCGTGGTGTGCTCGGAAGGGGACACCGGCTACGTCTACGACGGCTTGCTGGAAACCGAGGTGAGCGAAGTCAGCCGGGGTGAGCTGCCGTACTGCCCGGTGAAGATCATGATGAACGTGGGCAACCCGCAGTTGGCTTTCAACTTCGCGCAGTTGCCGAACTCGGGCGTGGGCCTGGCCCGCTTGGAGTTCATCATCAACAACAACATCGGCGTCCACCCCAAGGCCATCTTGGACTACCCGAACGTCGGTGCTGATCTGAAGAAGGCGGTGGAATCGGTGGCGCGTGGCCACGCCTCGCCGCGTGCGTTCTACGTGGACAAGCTGGCCGAAGGCATTGCCACCATCGCGGCGTCCTTCTGGCCCAAGCCGGTGATCGTGCGCCTCTCGGACTTCAAGTCGAACGAGTACAAGAAGCTGATCGGCGGCAGCCGCTACGAGCCGGACGAAGAAAACCCGATGCTGGGCTTCCGTGGCGCGTCGCGTTACATCAGCGCAGACTTCGGCGAAGCCTTCGCCATGGAATGTGAAGCCTTGAAGCGCGTGCGTTCGGACATGGGTCTGACCAACGTCGAAATCATGGTGCCCTTCGTGCGCACCGTGAGCCAAGCCGAGCGCGTGGTCGGCATGTTGGCGGATCGTGGCCTGAAGCGCGGCCAAGACGGCCTGCGCGTCATCATGATGTGCGAAGTGCCGAGCAACGCCATCCTGGCCGATCAGTTCCTGGAACACTTCGACGGCATGTCGATTGGCTCGAACGACCTGACCCAGCTCACCCTGGGCCTGGATCGTGACTCCGGCATGGAGCTGCTGGCCGCCGATTTTGACGAGCGTGACCCGGCAGTGCGGGCCCTCATCAGCCGCGCCATCGCCGCCTGCCGTGCGACGGGCAAGTACGTCGGCATCTGCGGCCAAGGCCCCAGCGACCACCCGGACTTCGCCCAATGGCTGGCCGCTGAAGGCATCGTGTCCATCTCGCTCAACCCGGACACGGTGATCGACACCTGGACGCTGCTGGCTCAGCGCGACTGA
- the rplI gene encoding 50S ribosomal protein L9 encodes MQIILLDKVANLGNLGDVVKVKDGYARNFLIPTKKARRATEAALKEFEARRAELEKVAAEKLAAAQALGEKLTGLLLVVQQKAGVDGRLFGSVTNHDIAEALGKQGLAVVKAQVRMPHGPLKHVGEFPVEVAPHTDVVVEITVKVVGEE; translated from the coding sequence ATGCAAATCATCCTGCTGGACAAGGTCGCCAACCTGGGCAACCTGGGTGACGTCGTCAAGGTCAAGGACGGCTACGCTCGCAACTTCCTGATCCCGACCAAGAAGGCACGTCGTGCCACCGAGGCCGCGCTGAAGGAATTCGAAGCCCGTCGCGCCGAACTGGAAAAGGTTGCCGCTGAGAAGCTGGCCGCTGCACAAGCCCTGGGCGAAAAGCTCACCGGTTTGCTGCTGGTGGTGCAGCAAAAGGCTGGCGTGGATGGCCGCCTCTTTGGCTCGGTCACCAACCACGACATCGCTGAAGCCCTGGGCAAGCAAGGCCTGGCTGTGGTCAAGGCTCAAGTGCGCATGCCGCACGGCCCCCTGAAGCACGTGGGCGAGTTCCCCGTGGAAGTGGCTCCGCACACCGACGTGGTGGTGGAGATCACCGTGAAGGTGGTGGGCGAGGAGTGA
- the priB gene encoding primosomal replication protein N: MNQLLLSASVQERGAKRYTPAGLPALDLRLQSDSTVSQNGQPRKVSLELRAVVIGDLVSVVERFELGALATFAGFLAPARNGKGLVFHITELH, from the coding sequence ATGAACCAGTTGCTTCTGAGCGCCAGCGTTCAGGAGCGTGGTGCCAAGCGTTACACCCCAGCCGGACTGCCTGCGCTTGATCTGCGCCTGCAATCCGACAGCACCGTGAGCCAAAACGGCCAGCCGCGCAAAGTCTCCCTGGAGCTGCGTGCCGTGGTCATCGGCGATTTGGTGAGCGTGGTGGAGCGTTTCGAGTTGGGGGCATTGGCCACCTTTGCCGGATTTTTGGCGCCTGCGCGCAACGGCAAAGGTCTGGTGTTCCACATCACCGAGCTGCACTGA
- the rpsF gene encoding 30S ribosomal protein S6: MRHYEIVLLIHPDQSEQVPAMLERYKTLVTNGGGKVHRVEDWGRRQLAYLIQKLAKAHYLCLNIECSKEVLAELETGFRFNDAVLRHLTVKLEKAETSPSVMMKSVEKEEARKAAAQQEAA, from the coding sequence ATGCGTCACTACGAAATCGTTCTGCTGATCCACCCGGATCAAAGCGAACAGGTTCCGGCCATGCTGGAGCGTTACAAGACCCTGGTGACCAACGGCGGTGGCAAAGTCCACCGCGTTGAAGATTGGGGCCGTCGTCAACTGGCTTACCTGATCCAGAAGCTGGCCAAGGCACATTACCTGTGCCTGAACATCGAGTGCTCGAAGGAAGTGCTGGCCGAGCTGGAAACCGGCTTCCGCTTCAACGACGCCGTGCTGCGCCACCTGACCGTCAAGCTGGAAAAGGCTGAAACCAGCCCCTCCGTCATGATGAAGTCGGTGGAAAAGGAAGAGGCCCGTAAGGCCGCTGCCCAGCAAGAAGCGGCTTAA
- the ppsR gene encoding posphoenolpyruvate synthetase regulatory kinase/phosphorylase PpsR: protein MPNRSVFYVSDGTGITAETFGNSILAQFAAKPRHVRRPFIDSVEKADKLVSEINETFEQEGRRPIVFLTLANTEIRNVLTGPRCKAMVMDMLQAFIEPLEEEFGMKSNHRVGRFSDVAKSQEYSDRIEAINFSLAHDDGQSAKNLAMADVILVGVSRCGKTPTSLYLAMQHGIKAANYPLIPDDFERSQLPSALTAHKRKCFGLTIDPDRLCQIRNERRPGSKYAALENCRYEVNEAEAMMKRAGISWLSSTHKSIEEIATTILRDIRPDRLIY, encoded by the coding sequence ATGCCCAACCGTTCTGTTTTCTACGTCTCCGATGGCACTGGCATCACCGCCGAAACGTTCGGCAACTCGATCCTGGCGCAGTTCGCTGCCAAGCCGCGCCATGTGCGCCGCCCCTTCATCGACTCGGTGGAGAAGGCGGACAAGCTGGTCTCCGAGATCAACGAGACCTTCGAGCAAGAGGGGCGGCGCCCGATCGTGTTCCTCACCTTGGCGAACACCGAGATCCGCAATGTGCTGACCGGCCCGCGCTGCAAGGCCATGGTGATGGACATGCTGCAAGCCTTCATCGAGCCGCTGGAGGAAGAGTTCGGCATGAAGTCGAACCACCGCGTTGGGCGCTTTTCGGACGTGGCCAAGAGCCAGGAGTACAGCGACCGCATCGAGGCCATCAACTTCAGCTTGGCGCACGATGATGGGCAATCGGCCAAGAACTTGGCGATGGCGGATGTCATCTTGGTGGGGGTGAGCCGCTGCGGCAAAACGCCGACGTCGCTTTACTTGGCGATGCAGCATGGCATCAAGGCCGCGAACTACCCGCTGATTCCGGACGATTTCGAGCGCAGCCAACTGCCCAGCGCACTGACAGCGCACAAGCGCAAGTGCTTTGGCCTCACCATCGACCCGGATCGGCTGTGCCAAATCCGCAACGAGCGCCGGCCAGGCAGCAAGTACGCCGCGCTGGAAAACTGCCGCTACGAGGTGAACGAAGCTGAGGCGATGATGAAACGCGCCGGCATTTCGTGGCTGAGTTCGACGCACAAGTCGATCGAAGAAATCGCCACCACCATCCTGCGGGACATTCGGCCGGATCGGTTGATTTACTGA
- a CDS encoding replicative DNA helicase produces MTTIFDAASPSSAGGRDDELARLRVPPHSIEAEQSVLGGLLLDNGAWDRAGDLLTEGDFYRFEHRTIFGAIGTLISASKPADVITVFEQLQSLGRAEDCGGLAYLNALAQSVPSAANLRRYAEIVRERSILRRLIATSDDIATQAFNPQGRPVAQILDEAESKIFKIGEEGQRTKQGFQSMEHLVMQLIDRVTELAENGAQDVTGVRTGFYDLDRMTAGLQGGDLIILAARPSMGKTAFALNIAEHVAVHENQPVVVFSMEMGAAQLALRLVGSLGRIDQSGLRTGRLSDEDWGRLTEAVDKLSKAHIFIDETPALTPAELRARARRQARQSGKLGLIVIDYLQLMSGSGGSNENRATELSEISRGLKALAKELNCPVIALSQLNRSVETRTDKRPMMSDLRECVTGDTRVWLADGRRVPIASLVGQTPWVHAVGSNQKLVQAQSDCVWPVGVKPVWRLNLASGRHLRATAQHRVLCGTGWREMQHIQPGERVALARQVPQPTHVQAWPEHELVLLAHLVGDGSYLSGQPLRYTTASEENSAAVSAAAQALGSTVTRVAGRGQWHQLVIAGNGNRWHPAGVGAWLKRLGLFNQRSHDKHLPDELFQLDDLSVALFLRHLWATDGCIHVRPLTQRGSHRIYFATCSERLAHDVAALLLRVGIVARLRRVVQAGTQRPLWNVDVSGGEAQSRFLSVVGAFGPREAPAHALRQRLASTVATTNVDTLPQTVFENVRAQMQAQGISNRAMTALRGTSYGGNSHFSFAPSRHVLRDYAQHLGDAALLQWAESDLFWDQVVSVEFDGEEPVFDLSVPGPESWLADGIVTHNSGAIEQDADVIMFIYRDDYYNREDSKVPGTAEIIIAKQRNGPVGNIHLAFIKQNTRFDNLAPEAQYGEY; encoded by the coding sequence ATGACGACGATTTTCGACGCTGCGAGTCCCTCATCCGCTGGGGGCCGAGATGACGAACTGGCGCGCCTGCGCGTGCCCCCGCACTCCATCGAAGCCGAGCAGAGCGTGCTGGGCGGGCTGTTGTTGGACAACGGTGCCTGGGATCGTGCGGGTGATTTGCTCACCGAAGGTGATTTTTATCGCTTCGAGCACCGCACCATCTTTGGGGCGATTGGCACCCTGATTTCGGCCAGCAAGCCCGCCGACGTGATCACGGTGTTCGAGCAGTTGCAGAGCTTGGGCCGTGCAGAGGATTGCGGTGGGTTAGCCTATCTGAACGCATTGGCGCAAAGTGTGCCCAGTGCGGCCAATTTGCGCCGATATGCCGAGATCGTGCGGGAACGGTCGATTCTTCGCCGCCTCATTGCCACCAGCGACGACATCGCCACCCAAGCTTTCAACCCCCAGGGCCGGCCCGTGGCGCAGATTCTGGACGAGGCCGAAAGCAAGATTTTCAAGATCGGCGAAGAAGGGCAGCGCACCAAACAGGGTTTCCAGAGCATGGAGCACCTGGTGATGCAGCTCATCGACCGGGTCACTGAACTGGCAGAAAACGGCGCGCAGGACGTGACCGGCGTGCGCACCGGTTTCTACGATCTGGATCGCATGACGGCGGGCCTGCAAGGCGGCGATCTCATCATCTTGGCGGCGCGTCCGTCGATGGGCAAAACGGCGTTTGCGCTCAACATCGCCGAGCATGTCGCGGTGCATGAAAACCAGCCGGTGGTGGTGTTTTCGATGGAAATGGGTGCGGCGCAGTTGGCGCTGCGGTTGGTAGGATCGTTGGGGCGCATCGACCAATCGGGGTTGCGCACGGGCCGTCTGAGCGATGAGGATTGGGGCCGTCTTACCGAAGCGGTGGACAAGCTGTCCAAAGCCCACATCTTCATCGACGAAACCCCGGCGCTGACCCCGGCTGAGTTGCGCGCCCGGGCGCGGCGCCAGGCGCGTCAGTCGGGCAAGCTGGGGTTGATCGTCATCGATTACTTGCAGCTCATGAGCGGCAGTGGCGGCAGCAACGAGAACCGGGCGACCGAGCTGTCGGAGATTTCACGCGGCTTGAAGGCGTTGGCCAAGGAGCTGAACTGTCCGGTGATTGCGCTGTCGCAGCTCAACCGCTCGGTGGAAACGCGCACGGACAAGCGGCCGATGATGTCTGATTTGCGGGAGTGCGTCACGGGTGACACCCGGGTGTGGCTTGCCGATGGTCGCCGGGTGCCGATTGCGTCGCTTGTAGGGCAGACGCCGTGGGTGCATGCGGTGGGTTCGAATCAAAAGCTGGTGCAAGCGCAGTCGGATTGTGTGTGGCCGGTGGGTGTCAAGCCGGTCTGGCGGTTGAATTTGGCCAGCGGGCGCCATCTGCGTGCCACGGCACAACACCGGGTGTTGTGCGGCACAGGCTGGCGTGAAATGCAGCACATTCAACCTGGGGAGCGGGTGGCACTGGCGCGTCAGGTGCCCCAACCAACGCATGTGCAGGCTTGGCCAGAGCATGAGCTGGTGCTGCTGGCCCATTTGGTGGGTGATGGCAGTTACTTGAGCGGGCAACCGTTGCGTTACACCACAGCCAGCGAAGAAAACAGTGCCGCCGTGAGCGCCGCCGCGCAGGCCCTGGGTTCCACGGTAACCCGTGTCGCAGGGCGTGGGCAGTGGCATCAATTGGTGATTGCAGGCAACGGCAACCGCTGGCATCCAGCGGGCGTGGGGGCTTGGCTCAAGCGACTGGGGTTGTTCAACCAACGATCCCACGACAAGCACTTGCCTGACGAGTTGTTCCAACTCGACGATCTTTCCGTGGCCTTGTTCCTACGCCATCTGTGGGCGACGGATGGATGCATTCATGTGCGTCCGCTGACTCAGCGCGGCAGTCATCGCATTTACTTTGCGACGTGCAGCGAGCGTCTCGCGCATGACGTGGCCGCGCTGTTGCTGCGCGTGGGCATCGTGGCGCGCTTGCGTCGGGTGGTGCAAGCTGGCACACAGCGACCCTTGTGGAATGTGGACGTCAGCGGTGGTGAGGCACAAAGCCGCTTTCTGTCGGTGGTGGGTGCCTTTGGGCCCAGAGAAGCACCTGCCCACGCCCTGCGCCAACGACTGGCCAGTACCGTAGCCACCACCAATGTGGACACCTTGCCACAAACTGTGTTCGAGAACGTTCGTGCCCAGATGCAAGCACAAGGGATCAGTAACCGTGCGATGACGGCTTTACGGGGCACGTCATACGGGGGCAATTCCCATTTCAGCTTTGCACCCTCTCGCCATGTTTTGCGCGACTATGCCCAGCACCTCGGCGATGCGGCACTGCTGCAATGGGCTGAATCGGATCTGTTTTGGGATCAGGTGGTGTCGGTGGAATTCGACGGCGAGGAACCCGTGTTCGACCTGAGCGTCCCCGGCCCTGAAAGCTGGTTAGCCGACGGCATCGTCACCCACAACTCGGGTGCGATTGAACAGGATGCAGACGTCATCATGTTCATCTACCGTGATGATTATTACAACCGCGAAGACTCCAAAGTCCCCGGTACGGCGGAAATCATCATCGCCAAACAGCGGAATGGCCCCGTGGGCAACATCCACCTGGCGTTCATCAAGCAAAACACCCGCTTCGACAACCTCGCCCCCGAAGCCCAGTACGGCGAGTACTGA
- the rpsR gene encoding 30S ribosomal protein S18, with the protein MAPPKSRFSKDRRPKRNQQSLLFRRKKFCRFTVTGVESIDYKDVDLLRDFIGENGKITPARLTGTRAFFQRQLTVAIKRSRFLAMLPYSDQHKV; encoded by the coding sequence ATGGCACCGCCCAAGTCCCGTTTCTCTAAGGACCGTCGTCCGAAGCGTAACCAGCAATCGCTGCTGTTCCGCCGCAAGAAGTTCTGCCGCTTCACCGTGACCGGCGTGGAGTCGATCGACTACAAGGATGTCGATCTGCTGCGCGATTTCATCGGCGAAAACGGCAAGATCACCCCGGCTCGTCTGACCGGCACCCGCGCTTTCTTCCAGCGCCAACTGACCGTGGCGATCAAGCGTTCGCGCTTCCTGGCCATGCTGCCCTACAGCGACCAGCACAAGGTCTGA
- a CDS encoding group II intron maturase-specific domain-containing protein: MGKLRECVRRWMQYFGISQYWRTVPGLDEWIRRRMRSVYWKRWKGSRTKIRELLRLGVNRRMAFRHGLSGKGNWRMARSPGLRIALTNERLHETGLVSVVALWKKAQGYA; encoded by the coding sequence TTGGGCAAGCTCAGGGAGTGCGTGCGAAGGTGGATGCAGTACTTTGGGATCAGCCAGTATTGGAGGACTGTGCCGGGGCTAGACGAATGGATCAGAAGGCGGATGCGATCGGTCTACTGGAAACGGTGGAAGGGGAGCAGGACGAAGATCCGGGAGTTGTTGAGGCTGGGCGTGAACAGACGCATGGCCTTTAGGCACGGACTGAGTGGCAAGGGGAACTGGCGCATGGCCAGGAGTCCGGGGTTGCGAATCGCGTTGACAAACGAGAGGTTGCACGAGACGGGCCTGGTGAGTGTGGTGGCCCTATGGAAGAAAGCTCAGGGGTACGCTTGA